A genome region from Methanococcoides burtonii DSM 6242 includes the following:
- a CDS encoding IS5-like element ISMbu1 family transposase, which translates to MSLTNFAFKEEYKRLENLGDKLSEIESLIDWKPFRPIIAEMYINKTEFGGRPNVDEIVMLKMLVLQQWHGLSDPELERQATDRISFRKFLGFPAKIPDHTTVWAFRERISQAGKEDEIWNEMQRQLNKKGLKIKQGMIQDATFIHADPGHANLDTPRGNEAKTRRCKDGTWTKKASKSHFGYKLHTIEDTEYDLIRRYRTTTASVHDSQVDLSEEGEVVYRDRGYFGAISKGYDATMQRGVRGHPIGIRDKMRNKRISRKRAKGERPYAVIKNVFTSGFVRVTTLARVNVKMAITAFSYNLYQLRTIRRKSLG; encoded by the coding sequence ATGTCCTTAACAAACTTTGCTTTTAAAGAAGAGTACAAACGTCTTGAAAATCTCGGTGACAAGCTCTCTGAAATTGAATCTCTCATCGATTGGAAACCATTTCGTCCAATTATAGCAGAGATGTATATCAATAAAACAGAGTTCGGTGGCAGACCAAACGTTGATGAAATCGTCATGCTCAAAATGTTAGTATTGCAACAATGGCATGGCCTATCTGACCCTGAACTTGAAAGACAAGCTACTGATAGAATTTCCTTTAGGAAATTCTTGGGCTTTCCTGCAAAAATTCCAGATCATACTACTGTTTGGGCATTTAGAGAACGAATTTCCCAGGCAGGAAAAGAAGATGAAATCTGGAATGAAATGCAAAGACAACTTAATAAGAAAGGTCTGAAGATCAAGCAAGGTATGATTCAGGATGCAACATTTATACATGCTGATCCAGGACATGCAAATCTTGATACTCCTCGTGGAAATGAAGCAAAGACCAGAAGATGTAAGGACGGTACATGGACAAAAAAGGCATCTAAGTCACATTTTGGATATAAACTACATACCATTGAAGATACCGAATATGATCTGATAAGGAGATATAGGACAACTACTGCCTCAGTTCATGATAGTCAGGTGGATCTTTCTGAAGAAGGCGAAGTTGTTTACAGAGATAGAGGTTACTTTGGTGCAATTTCAAAAGGATATGATGCAACTATGCAAAGGGGAGTACGAGGGCACCCTATTGGTATTAGGGATAAGATGAGAAACAAAAGAATAAGCAGGAAAAGAGCAAAGGGAGAAAGACCTTATGCTGTTATCAAAAATGTGTTTACGTCAGGATTTGTAAGAGTAACAACGTTGGCAAGAGTAAATGTCAAAATGGCGATTACAGCATTCAGCTATAATCTCTATCAATTGAGGACAATAAGAAGAAAATCATTAGGATGA